One Salvelinus fontinalis isolate EN_2023a unplaced genomic scaffold, ASM2944872v1 scaffold_0457, whole genome shotgun sequence genomic window carries:
- the LOC129846104 gene encoding equistatin-like: MAILTIILLVSTAFALGDATIRPKTPCERARDAATHGPIGAYIPTCDTAGQYTPKQCWGSAGYCWCVTSTGQKIQGTETPPGTAPINC; the protein is encoded by the exons ATGGCGATATTGACCATCATTCTGCTTGTCAGCACAGCTTTTGCTCTGGGAG ATGCTACGATACGACCCAAGACCCCATGTGAGCGTGCTAGAGATGCTGCGACACATGGCCCAATTGGAGCCTACATCCCAACGTGTGACACCGCAGGACAATACACCCCTAAGCAATGTTGGGGCTCTGCAG GTTACTGTTGGTGTGTGACCAGTACCGGACAGAAGATCCAGGGTACTGAGACTCCACCAGGCACTGCTCCAATCAACTGCTAG